The Anaerobranca californiensis DSM 14826 genome has a segment encoding these proteins:
- a CDS encoding transketolase, which yields MENLKQIAKQVRRNILEMVAAGKSGHPGGSLSAVEILTALYFHEMNIDPKDPRKKDRDRFILSKGHATPVLYGVLAERGFFPREEIKGFRKINSLLQGHPDMKNIPGVDMSSGSLGQGLSVANGMAIAGKLDNIPYYVYVLLGDGEIQEGQVWEAAMTAAHYKLDNVIAFLDYNGLQIDGDVEDVMGVTPIDKKWEAFNWHVQVIDGHNYDEILTAIEKAKNTKGKPSIIIAKTVKGKGVSFMENKAEWHGTAPNEEQLQQALKELE from the coding sequence ATGGAAAATCTTAAACAAATAGCCAAGCAAGTTAGAAGAAATATTTTAGAAATGGTTGCTGCAGGGAAATCTGGCCATCCAGGAGGTTCTTTATCTGCAGTAGAAATCTTAACTGCTTTATATTTCCATGAGATGAATATTGACCCTAAAGATCCTCGGAAAAAGGATCGGGATCGCTTTATACTAAGTAAAGGCCATGCTACACCGGTTCTTTATGGAGTATTGGCAGAGCGGGGCTTTTTCCCTAGGGAAGAAATCAAAGGTTTTAGAAAGATCAATTCCTTACTACAAGGACATCCTGATATGAAAAATATCCCTGGAGTTGACATGTCTTCCGGTTCCCTTGGTCAAGGATTATCAGTAGCCAATGGGATGGCTATAGCAGGAAAATTAGATAACATCCCTTATTATGTCTATGTATTATTAGGTGATGGAGAAATTCAAGAGGGACAAGTGTGGGAAGCTGCAATGACTGCCGCCCATTATAAATTAGATAATGTTATTGCTTTTTTAGATTACAATGGTTTGCAAATCGATGGAGATGTAGAAGATGTCATGGGAGTAACACCGATAGATAAAAAATGGGAAGCTTTCAACTGGCATGTACAGGTTATCGATGGTCATAATTATGACGAAATATTGACAGCCATTGAAAAGGCTAAAAACACTAAAGGAAAACCATCAATTATTATCGCTAAAACTGTAAAGGGTAAAGGTGTTTCCTTTATGGAAAACAAAGCAGAATGGCACGGCACTGCTCCAAATGAAGAACAATTGCAACAAGCTTTAAAAGAACTAGAGTAG
- a CDS encoding transketolase family protein, translated as MTKIATRDAYGKALVQLGRENKDIVVLDADLSKSTKTASFYKEFPERFFNVGIAEADLMGTAAGLATAGKIPFASTFAIFATGRAYDQIRNSIAYPKLNVKIAATHAGLTVGEDGATHQALEDIALMRAIPNMTVIVPADGPETEGAIKAAAEINGPVYIRLGRSAVPVINDENYNFQIGKGVTLKEGNDVTIVATGIMVSQSLAAAEMLEKEGISVEVINIHTIKPIDKELLVKSAEKTGAVVTAEEHNIFGGLGSAVCEVLAQHRPVPVEFVGVEDTFGESGTPDALLQKYRLTPENIVEKVKKVMKRK; from the coding sequence ATGACAAAAATAGCTACTAGGGACGCCTATGGTAAAGCTTTAGTCCAATTAGGAAGAGAGAATAAAGATATAGTGGTTTTAGATGCCGATCTTTCTAAATCCACTAAAACAGCTAGTTTTTATAAAGAGTTCCCTGAAAGATTTTTCAATGTAGGGATAGCAGAAGCTGATTTAATGGGAACAGCTGCCGGCCTAGCTACAGCGGGAAAAATTCCCTTTGCTTCTACCTTTGCTATCTTTGCCACCGGCAGGGCCTATGATCAAATTAGAAACTCAATTGCCTATCCTAAATTAAATGTTAAAATAGCTGCTACCCATGCGGGATTGACCGTTGGAGAAGATGGTGCAACCCATCAAGCTCTAGAAGATATTGCTTTGATGCGGGCAATACCTAATATGACTGTAATTGTCCCCGCCGATGGCCCAGAAACAGAAGGGGCGATAAAAGCCGCCGCAGAAATAAATGGACCGGTATATATAAGATTAGGTAGATCTGCCGTTCCTGTAATCAATGACGAGAATTATAATTTCCAAATTGGTAAAGGGGTAACTTTAAAAGAAGGTAATGATGTAACAATAGTTGCTACGGGAATCATGGTAAGTCAAAGCTTAGCAGCAGCAGAAATGTTGGAAAAAGAAGGAATTAGCGTAGAAGTTATCAATATCCACACTATAAAACCCATTGATAAAGAACTATTGGTAAAATCGGCGGAAAAAACCGGTGCCGTTGTTACTGCTGAAGAACACAACATTTTTGGTGGTTTAGGTAGTGCCGTTTGTGAAGTCCTAGCTCAACATCGGCCAGTGCCAGTGGAATTTGTAGGGGTGGAAGATACCTTTGGTGAATCGGGAACACCCGATGCTTTACTCCAAAAATACCGTTTAACTCCTGAAAATATTGTGGAAAAAGTAAAAAAAGTGATGAAGAGAAAGTAA
- a CDS encoding biotin transporter BioY, which translates to MFLSRNGIKILILTSLFAVLTYMGSLIQIPMYPAPITLQTFFVMLSGILLGSKYGVFSQLLYIFLGLVGLPVFAGGGGIGYVLSPTFGFIIGFIPLAYFSGFAHGNKLRIISFLLIGNLILYCLGTAYIWFIVNNVVGRDLGYITILKGMVIYLPGDFLKVIIAIPLALKIKNRLKMALFSS; encoded by the coding sequence ATGTTTCTCTCAAGAAATGGTATAAAAATTCTAATATTGACTAGTCTCTTTGCTGTTTTGACCTATATGGGCTCCTTGATCCAAATCCCTATGTACCCAGCTCCCATAACTTTACAAACTTTTTTTGTCATGTTAAGCGGAATACTTTTAGGAAGTAAATACGGTGTTTTCAGCCAATTGCTCTATATTTTTTTAGGTCTTGTAGGGCTTCCCGTCTTTGCCGGTGGTGGAGGAATAGGCTATGTATTATCCCCTACCTTTGGATTTATTATTGGTTTTATCCCCTTAGCATATTTTTCAGGGTTTGCCCATGGGAATAAATTGAGAATAATCTCCTTTTTACTGATAGGTAACTTAATCCTCTACTGTTTAGGAACTGCCTACATCTGGTTTATAGTCAATAATGTAGTGGGGAGAGATCTTGGGTATATAACTATTTTAAAAGGAATGGTTATATATCTCCCCGGTGATTTCCTAAAAGTTATTATTGCAATACCATTAGCTTTAAAGATTAAAAATAGATTGAAGATGGCTTTATTTAGTTCTTAG